One genomic window of Candidatus Eisenbacteria bacterium includes the following:
- the ricT gene encoding regulatory iron-sulfur-containing complex subunit RicT translates to MAENAANEVVEILFKGERKDVFLNPSSVPLTIGEHVIVQVERGEDMGKVIQKGGLAEGKGRSRHLRQIVRKATQEDMTKLQDNDKLEEDAFRICQERIAARELRMRLVDVECQFDRNRITFYFTAEKRVDFRELVKDLAATFKTRIELRQIGVRDEARRMGGYGVCGKKYCCSTFLREFEPVTLRMAKEQQLSLSPTKISGACGRLMCCLMYEVDFYRNEVKKFPKVGTKFQLGETELTVTRLDFFDEAVFAQDAAGVEKRLSLDQVPVQRQERPPMRRRKGPRRDGDGPRR, encoded by the coding sequence GTGGCTGAGAATGCGGCAAACGAGGTAGTAGAGATTCTCTTCAAGGGTGAGAGAAAGGACGTTTTCCTCAACCCTTCATCCGTACCCCTCACTATCGGAGAGCACGTGATTGTTCAGGTAGAAAGAGGGGAAGACATGGGAAAAGTGATTCAGAAGGGTGGGCTGGCGGAAGGAAAGGGTCGTTCCCGTCATCTCAGGCAGATAGTTCGCAAGGCGACCCAAGAGGACATGACGAAGCTGCAGGATAATGACAAGCTCGAAGAGGATGCTTTCCGGATATGTCAGGAAAGAATAGCCGCCCGCGAGCTCAGGATGAGACTCGTGGACGTGGAATGTCAATTCGACCGCAACAGGATAACTTTCTACTTCACGGCCGAGAAACGAGTGGATTTCCGAGAACTTGTCAAAGACCTGGCGGCCACTTTCAAGACAAGAATCGAGCTCCGTCAGATAGGCGTGCGCGACGAAGCGAGGAGGATGGGGGGGTACGGCGTCTGCGGAAAGAAGTACTGCTGTTCGACATTCCTGAGGGAATTCGAACCGGTGACTCTGAGGATGGCCAAGGAGCAGCAGCTTTCGTTGAGCCCCACGAAAATCTCCGGCGCGTGCGGACGCTTGATGTGCTGTCTCATGTATGAGGTTGATTTCTACAGGAACGAAGTCAAGAAATTTCCGAAGGTGGGAACGAAATTTCAGTTGGGCGAGACGGAGCTAACCGTAACAAGGCTGGATTTCTTTGACGAGGCAGTTTTTGCGCAGGATGCCGCCGGAGTCGAGAAGAGGCTTTCTCTCGATCAGGTACCCGTCCAGAGGCAGGAGAGGCCGCCGATGAGAAGGCGGAAAGGCCCGAGACGGGACGGCGACGGTCCAAGAAGGTAG
- the metG gene encoding methionine--tRNA ligase, translating into MGQDKFFLTTAIDYVNNVPHLGTAYEKIAADAIARFRRLLGEDTYFLMGNDEHSANVEKEAVARGMAPQAYCDKMAETFEGIWKKLNISYDGFIRTTDPRHAKAVQKLFTKIHEQGDIYTGAYEGWYCLSCEAFYTEKDLVEGRCPVHKAEPKWISEKNHFFRLSRYQDRLLGHIEAHPDFIVPEIRRNEILNVIKSGLEDVSVSRSSFRWGIPLPIDASQTIYVWFDALINYISAIGYGDDTPFFSKHWPADLHIIGKDITRFHCILWPAMLMSAGLALPRTILGHGFVSFKGERMSKSLGNIVNPLDVVDKFGADPLRYYLLREVPLDRDGDFSWELFVERYNADLANDLGNLLSRTLAMLVRYNGGRVEDAPIDGGKPGELKAVAESCIGEYVGFMKSYEVDMAVQSTWRLIRRANQFIEETAPWQLAKDPSKRGLLLSVLNGLLESIRIISVLLVPIMPAKASEMWRSAHFSGAPDDGQMQSLRWSEKVIEPGRVVTQPAPLFPRITT; encoded by the coding sequence ATGGGGCAAGACAAGTTTTTTCTTACAACGGCGATTGACTACGTGAACAACGTTCCACATCTAGGGACGGCCTACGAGAAGATTGCCGCCGATGCGATTGCAAGATTCAGGAGGCTTCTCGGCGAGGACACGTACTTCCTGATGGGAAACGATGAACACAGTGCCAACGTTGAGAAAGAGGCGGTGGCGAGGGGAATGGCACCGCAAGCCTACTGCGACAAGATGGCAGAGACCTTCGAGGGCATATGGAAAAAGCTCAACATCTCTTACGACGGATTCATAAGGACGACCGATCCAAGACACGCTAAGGCCGTCCAGAAGCTATTCACGAAAATTCACGAACAGGGAGACATATACACCGGAGCGTACGAAGGCTGGTATTGCTTGTCCTGTGAGGCTTTCTACACCGAGAAGGACCTGGTGGAAGGAAGGTGTCCCGTCCACAAGGCGGAACCCAAGTGGATTTCGGAGAAGAACCATTTCTTCAGACTCTCAAGATACCAGGACAGGCTGCTAGGGCACATCGAGGCGCATCCCGACTTCATTGTGCCGGAGATAAGGCGCAACGAGATCCTGAACGTCATCAAGTCGGGGCTCGAGGACGTCAGCGTTTCGCGGTCCAGCTTTCGATGGGGGATACCGCTGCCCATCGATGCATCGCAGACTATTTACGTCTGGTTCGACGCTCTCATCAACTACATTTCTGCAATCGGCTACGGCGACGACACGCCATTCTTCTCCAAACACTGGCCCGCCGACCTTCACATAATCGGCAAGGACATTACGCGCTTCCATTGCATTCTGTGGCCGGCGATGCTGATGAGCGCCGGCCTGGCCCTTCCCAGGACCATTCTCGGCCACGGATTCGTTTCGTTCAAGGGCGAACGAATGAGCAAGTCACTCGGGAACATCGTCAATCCTCTGGACGTGGTCGACAAGTTTGGGGCAGATCCATTGAGATACTACCTGCTCCGCGAAGTTCCTCTCGACAGAGACGGGGATTTTTCGTGGGAGCTCTTCGTAGAGAGATACAACGCCGATCTGGCCAACGACCTCGGTAATCTCTTGAGCAGAACGCTTGCCATGCTGGTGCGCTACAACGGAGGTCGCGTCGAGGACGCGCCGATCGATGGCGGGAAGCCAGGCGAACTCAAGGCGGTTGCAGAAAGTTGCATAGGCGAGTACGTCGGGTTCATGAAAAGTTACGAGGTGGACATGGCCGTTCAATCCACCTGGAGACTCATAAGGCGGGCCAACCAGTTTATCGAGGAAACCGCTCCCTGGCAGTTGGCAAAGGATCCCTCAAAGAGGGGGCTCCTTCTTTCCGTGCTGAACGGGCTGCTTGAGTCCATAAGGATCATTTCGGTTCTGCTTGTTCCGATAATGCCGGCAAAGGCGAGTGAGATGTGGAGGAGCGCACACTTTAGTGGTGCTCCAGACGACGGACAAATGCAGTCGTTGCGCTGGAGCGAGAAAGTCATCGAACCCGGTCGCGTGGTGACTCAGCCGGCGCCTCTCTTCCCCAGGATTACTACATAG
- a CDS encoding TatD family hydrolase, with amino-acid sequence MVDTHVHLLSRQFGRDRESVIERAFQAGNEFLVEVATDLLTSERAVNLALKFDGIYAAVGIHPHDAQTFDDKALGLLEKLAGKPGVVAIGETGLDFYRDLSPRDVQARVFAEQISLARRRNLPLVIHIRNAYHEALEILEREQAFEVGGVLHCFSGDAASAERALGLGFALGFGGTITYEGSGSSRLATTLPLKNIVLETDCPYLSPVQHRQERNEPAYVGLVLDCLAKLRGIPREKVDELTTLNAHELFRVKRSLVSRKSNPTDKKDTR; translated from the coding sequence TTGGTAGACACTCACGTTCATCTCTTGAGCAGACAGTTCGGTCGCGACAGGGAAAGCGTGATCGAACGCGCCTTCCAAGCCGGGAACGAATTTCTCGTCGAGGTGGCCACAGATTTACTCACGAGCGAGCGCGCGGTCAACCTGGCTCTAAAGTTTGATGGAATCTACGCCGCTGTCGGCATACACCCTCACGACGCACAGACATTCGACGATAAGGCACTGGGACTTCTTGAAAAACTCGCCGGCAAACCCGGCGTCGTCGCCATTGGTGAGACGGGCCTGGATTTCTACAGGGACCTTTCCCCCAGGGACGTTCAGGCAAGAGTGTTCGCGGAACAAATATCTCTGGCGAGACGGCGTAATCTTCCGCTGGTCATCCACATCCGGAACGCGTACCACGAGGCCCTGGAAATCCTTGAAAGGGAACAAGCCTTTGAGGTCGGCGGTGTGCTTCACTGTTTTTCCGGTGACGCCGCGTCTGCCGAAAGGGCCCTCGGACTGGGTTTCGCGCTCGGCTTCGGAGGAACAATCACCTACGAAGGGAGTGGGAGCAGTCGGCTCGCGACAACCCTTCCGCTGAAGAACATTGTTCTGGAAACCGACTGTCCTTATCTCTCACCGGTACAACACAGGCAGGAGAGGAACGAGCCCGCCTACGTGGGCCTTGTGCTGGATTGCCTCGCCAAGCTCAGGGGCATTCCCAGAGAGAAGGTAGACGAGCTGACGACTCTAAACGCCCACGAGTTGTTTCGCGTCAAAAGGAGCCTCGTCTCAAGGAAGTCGAACCCGACGGACAAGAAGGACACAAGATGA
- the rsmA gene encoding 16S rRNA (adenine(1518)-N(6)/adenine(1519)-N(6))-dimethyltransferase RsmA, with amino-acid sequence MSLPEASPRATPLLDPHSARQILRSNGLRPRKKLGQNFLVDSNVSKKLVGMLAPRSGEAFLEIGAGLGALTLPLAESGAKVFAVEIDPRLTPLLRAIVGRFENVRLIEKGILEVEIPALLAQAGVRRIHVLGNLPYNITTQILLYLVENRKHIGKVLVTVQKEYAERLVAKPGTRLRGSISVLAQFHSTIEKMMAISPTCFFPEPDVTSTVLKLVFREEPAIRVKDEGIFRDLVRAAFAHRRKMLLNSIAEWLRLGKSRIAVLLEAARVDGSKRAEQLTLEELARIADVFYDERLSFPAERRSTERHRDGRSGME; translated from the coding sequence ATGAGTCTTCCCGAGGCAAGTCCTCGCGCAACTCCTCTACTCGATCCCCATTCTGCTCGCCAGATTTTGCGCTCCAATGGGTTGAGGCCCCGCAAGAAGCTGGGCCAGAATTTTCTCGTGGATTCCAACGTATCAAAGAAGCTGGTCGGCATGCTCGCCCCACGCAGCGGAGAGGCATTTCTGGAGATCGGGGCCGGCCTCGGGGCGCTGACCCTGCCGCTGGCAGAGAGCGGGGCGAAAGTGTTCGCCGTGGAAATCGACCCGAGACTTACGCCATTACTGAGAGCGATTGTCGGCAGATTCGAGAACGTTCGGTTGATAGAGAAAGGCATTCTTGAGGTGGAGATCCCGGCCCTACTCGCACAGGCGGGCGTTCGTCGCATACACGTCCTGGGAAATCTGCCTTACAACATAACCACGCAGATACTGCTCTATCTCGTGGAGAATCGAAAACACATCGGGAAGGTTCTCGTCACAGTGCAGAAAGAGTACGCCGAGCGCCTGGTCGCGAAGCCAGGAACGCGCCTCCGTGGCTCTATCAGTGTGCTCGCGCAGTTCCATTCTACAATTGAGAAGATGATGGCGATCTCTCCGACCTGTTTTTTCCCCGAACCTGACGTAACCTCCACCGTTCTGAAGCTTGTGTTTCGCGAGGAACCGGCCATCAGGGTCAAAGACGAAGGCATCTTCAGGGACCTGGTGCGCGCGGCCTTTGCGCACAGAAGAAAGATGCTGCTCAATAGTATCGCCGAGTGGCTACGGCTCGGCAAGTCGAGGATCGCGGTGTTGCTCGAGGCCGCTCGCGTGGATGGCTCAAAGAGAGCGGAGCAGCTTACGTTGGAGGAATTGGCCAGAATTGCCGATGTTTTCTATGACGAGAGGCTTTCCTTTCCGGCGGAACGACGGTCGACAGAACGACACCGGGATGGCAGGTCGGGGATGGAATGA
- a CDS encoding divergent polysaccharide deacetylase family protein produces the protein MAARNAKRGRLAKKTLLPVVLLVALILSLMTFSFLRTERGERIAHRAAQSVRWGAKRTGPAEFGERLRQIAKAYAARPQDIKVRAAGKLSPEKWTIHIPANQSLLKCNLAVTDEVAASRGKVEDAVERVSREGSQYLEMKLSFGGKVTHIVVFDRSKEIAPVQRASIAIVIDDLGYGEERLADEFLALDYPLTFSVLPGYRKSKSAAEAVLAKGKELILHLPMEPHGYPGINPGKAPILVDLSGGEIRARIAKHLSGLPKVSGISSHMGSLATQDPEVMKAVLEDTKARGMFFLDSMTSPGSVAKKVAAQVGARCLRSDLFLDMQSRDEKKIAKVFERAEGIALSKGKAIVIGHLYGGTLKVLKNKLPELEKKGIKLVPLSSFANEPDPVL, from the coding sequence TTGGCGGCAAGAAACGCAAAGAGGGGCAGGTTGGCCAAGAAGACGCTCCTCCCAGTCGTTCTTCTGGTTGCGCTCATTCTTTCTCTCATGACGTTTTCGTTCCTCCGCACCGAGCGGGGAGAACGGATAGCACACAGAGCTGCACAGTCGGTACGCTGGGGAGCCAAGCGGACCGGCCCCGCCGAGTTTGGAGAGAGGCTACGGCAGATCGCGAAAGCGTATGCAGCCCGGCCTCAAGACATAAAGGTGCGCGCCGCAGGAAAGTTGTCACCGGAGAAATGGACGATTCACATTCCTGCAAACCAGTCTCTGCTCAAGTGTAATCTCGCAGTCACCGATGAAGTCGCTGCATCGAGGGGCAAAGTCGAAGATGCCGTCGAGCGCGTGTCAAGGGAGGGCAGCCAGTATCTGGAAATGAAGCTCTCCTTCGGCGGCAAGGTAACTCACATTGTCGTCTTTGACAGGTCGAAAGAGATCGCTCCGGTTCAACGCGCTTCTATCGCAATTGTGATAGACGATCTCGGTTACGGCGAGGAGCGTCTCGCGGATGAATTCCTCGCGCTGGACTATCCACTGACGTTCTCGGTCCTACCGGGATATCGGAAATCAAAGAGTGCGGCGGAGGCCGTTCTGGCCAAAGGGAAGGAATTGATTCTGCATCTTCCGATGGAACCCCACGGCTATCCTGGCATCAATCCCGGGAAAGCCCCCATTCTGGTCGACCTGTCCGGGGGTGAAATAAGGGCGAGAATCGCAAAGCATTTGAGCGGCCTTCCCAAAGTGTCTGGAATCTCAAGCCACATGGGTTCGCTCGCCACTCAAGACCCCGAGGTCATGAAGGCCGTCCTTGAAGACACAAAGGCGAGGGGCATGTTCTTCTTGGACAGCATGACCTCGCCGGGTTCCGTTGCCAAGAAAGTGGCGGCGCAGGTGGGAGCCCGATGTCTGCGCAGCGATCTTTTCCTGGACATGCAGTCAAGAGACGAAAAGAAGATAGCGAAAGTGTTCGAGAGAGCCGAGGGAATAGCTCTGTCAAAGGGCAAGGCGATTGTCATAGGTCATCTCTACGGCGGCACCCTGAAAGTGCTGAAGAACAAGCTCCCGGAACTGGAGAAGAAGGGAATAAAGTTGGTTCCCCTCTCCTCCTTTGCGAACGAGCCGGATCCTGTGCTATGA
- a CDS encoding pyridoxine 5'-phosphate synthase has product MVELSVNVDHVATIREARKEQEPDPVAAAIEAEVAGASGITVHLREDRRHIQDRDLRVLREVVKTTLNLEMAATEEMLSIAMAIRPDQVTFVPEKRQELTTEGGLDVAGLEGGVQRAISMIQEVGIKVSLFIDPELSQVQAAAKVRANCVEIHTGRYAEAFKTLQEDLELDRVINAASLAARLGMRVHAGHGLDYRNTRKLVETGKEIREVSIGHAIVARAVFVGMAQAVTEMLRLLSH; this is encoded by the coding sequence ATGGTCGAGCTTAGCGTAAATGTTGACCACGTTGCCACCATCAGGGAGGCTCGCAAGGAACAGGAGCCGGATCCCGTTGCGGCAGCCATAGAAGCCGAGGTCGCGGGCGCCAGCGGGATCACCGTCCACTTGAGGGAAGATCGACGCCACATACAGGATCGGGATCTCAGGGTTTTGAGAGAGGTCGTCAAGACCACGCTCAATCTTGAAATGGCTGCTACCGAAGAAATGCTCTCAATTGCCATGGCTATTCGCCCCGACCAGGTGACATTCGTTCCCGAGAAACGGCAGGAACTCACCACCGAGGGTGGTTTGGATGTGGCCGGTCTTGAGGGGGGTGTTCAGAGGGCAATCTCGATGATACAAGAAGTCGGCATCAAGGTCAGCCTTTTCATCGATCCCGAACTCTCTCAGGTTCAGGCCGCGGCCAAGGTCAGGGCAAACTGCGTGGAAATTCACACCGGTCGTTACGCTGAAGCTTTCAAGACGTTGCAGGAAGACCTCGAGCTTGATAGGGTCATCAATGCAGCCTCGCTCGCTGCACGACTCGGGATGCGTGTACATGCCGGCCACGGCCTTGATTATCGCAACACCCGCAAGCTCGTCGAGACAGGCAAGGAAATCCGGGAAGTCAGCATCGGGCACGCGATTGTTGCGCGTGCGGTCTTCGTCGGGATGGCTCAAGCGGTGACGGAAATGCTTCGCCTTCTTTCGCATTGA
- the secD gene encoding protein translocase subunit SecD — protein sequence MYKNLKWKALLVALVAVASIYFLIPSIRLYRMSPQQKAALTPEESESLRDKSLKLGLDLQGGMDVVLEVDKTGLKEEEAADAVDRAMEILRNRIDQLGVTEPLIQKQGQNRIRVQLPGLLDPERAKTLIGQTAMLEFVLVATADETKELIDRLDTIVAKRVPAVRDTAKYPYFDPAKPISSRMLTIEFGGVFFSEEDAPDVQKFLEEAGTDSSLSLDARLAWSAEPENFQGRPGRVLYFLKKKPELTGSEVAEARVGIGLDAERPNAPGVTLTLTRAGSAVFSRVTGANIGRQLAIVLDGKVRSAPVIKTKIPRGEASITGSFTDEEAKDLRIVLRSGALPAALTMIEERTVGPSLGQDSIAKGITAGLVGTLLVVVFMCTYYRLSGILAIFAMLLNVWFLLAGLVAIPMAFRSGPGTLTLPGIAGIILTIGMSVDANVLIFERIREELRTGKTIARSIEFGYERAFRTILDSNVTTLISSAVLWKFGTGPIKGFAVTLSIGLIANMFTAVFVTKLIYDVIVSRRRLESLSI from the coding sequence ATGTATAAGAACCTAAAATGGAAAGCCCTTCTCGTAGCTTTAGTTGCCGTAGCCTCTATCTACTTCCTCATTCCATCCATAAGGTTGTACAGAATGAGCCCGCAGCAGAAGGCTGCCTTGACCCCCGAAGAAAGTGAATCTCTGAGAGATAAGTCCCTCAAACTGGGGCTGGACCTTCAGGGGGGTATGGATGTTGTCCTCGAGGTTGACAAGACTGGACTCAAGGAAGAAGAGGCCGCTGACGCAGTCGATCGTGCGATGGAAATCCTGAGGAACAGGATTGACCAGTTGGGCGTGACCGAGCCCCTCATTCAAAAGCAGGGCCAGAACAGAATACGCGTGCAGCTCCCCGGGCTTCTCGACCCCGAAAGGGCCAAGACCCTCATAGGACAGACCGCCATGCTTGAGTTTGTCCTCGTTGCAACGGCCGACGAAACCAAGGAACTCATTGACAGGCTGGACACCATTGTCGCTAAGAGAGTCCCGGCGGTCAGGGACACGGCGAAGTACCCTTATTTCGATCCTGCAAAGCCGATCTCCTCAAGAATGCTCACTATTGAATTCGGCGGCGTTTTCTTCAGCGAGGAGGACGCCCCGGATGTTCAGAAGTTCTTGGAAGAAGCAGGGACCGATTCGTCCTTGTCTCTCGATGCCAGGCTGGCCTGGAGTGCGGAACCCGAGAATTTCCAGGGAAGACCGGGAAGAGTGCTTTACTTCCTTAAGAAGAAACCGGAGCTGACCGGCTCCGAAGTTGCCGAGGCGAGGGTGGGGATTGGCCTTGATGCGGAAAGACCCAATGCTCCTGGCGTGACGTTGACCCTCACCCGAGCAGGTTCCGCGGTCTTCTCAAGGGTCACGGGTGCCAACATCGGCAGGCAACTGGCGATTGTCCTCGACGGAAAAGTCCGTTCCGCTCCAGTCATTAAGACCAAGATACCTCGTGGCGAGGCCTCGATCACCGGCAGCTTTACGGACGAAGAGGCCAAGGATCTCAGAATCGTCCTGCGGTCAGGAGCCCTGCCCGCCGCTCTTACGATGATAGAGGAAAGAACGGTGGGGCCGTCGCTAGGCCAGGATTCGATCGCAAAGGGAATAACCGCGGGCCTCGTAGGCACGCTGCTCGTTGTTGTTTTCATGTGCACTTACTACAGGCTGTCAGGCATCCTGGCGATTTTCGCCATGCTACTCAACGTCTGGTTTCTTCTTGCCGGGCTGGTCGCTATTCCCATGGCATTCAGGAGCGGCCCCGGCACTCTCACGTTGCCTGGTATCGCGGGCATTATTCTCACAATAGGAATGTCCGTGGATGCCAACGTTCTCATATTTGAGCGCATCCGCGAGGAGCTTCGTACTGGGAAAACCATCGCAAGGTCCATAGAATTCGGGTACGAACGGGCCTTTCGCACCATTCTTGATTCAAACGTGACCACACTAATCAGTTCCGCGGTTCTGTGGAAGTTCGGTACGGGGCCGATAAAAGGATTTGCCGTGACGTTGAGCATCGGCCTCATTGCCAACATGTTCACCGCGGTTTTTGTTACCAAGTTGATCTACGACGTGATTGTTTCCAGGCGGCGACTAGAGAGCCTCAGCATATAG
- the secF gene encoding protein translocase subunit SecF, which yields MFQLFKETHIGFMGARKYAYAFSAILFVATIVTLVARGGPRMGVDFTGGTVIEAVLTPNEPADRVRSALDKAGIRQAEIQRVGTAGDYLFRFQQTGATKDPFVSIKTAIQNEMPGTEVVLKRADTVGPKIGKELRSKAIWAVLFALGGILIYVGLRYEFIFAVGAVISLFHDVIITLGVMTFLGREFTLTVLAALLTIAGYSINDTIVVFDRIREQSRLMRRESLKDVIDLSVNQTLSRTILTSFTVILTVIALLVLGGEVIRDFALCMLIGVGFGTYSSTYVASALALDIHGPAAKGMRR from the coding sequence ATGTTCCAATTGTTCAAAGAAACGCACATCGGATTCATGGGGGCGAGGAAATACGCGTACGCGTTCTCCGCAATCCTCTTTGTTGCTACGATTGTTACTCTCGTCGCCCGGGGTGGGCCCAGAATGGGAGTGGACTTCACGGGCGGCACGGTGATCGAGGCCGTCCTGACGCCGAACGAGCCTGCGGATCGGGTTAGAAGCGCGCTCGACAAGGCCGGCATTCGCCAGGCCGAAATCCAGAGGGTGGGGACTGCGGGCGATTATCTGTTCAGATTCCAGCAGACAGGTGCGACGAAAGACCCGTTCGTTTCGATAAAGACGGCCATTCAAAACGAGATGCCGGGCACGGAGGTTGTGCTCAAGCGGGCGGATACCGTCGGGCCGAAGATCGGCAAAGAGCTGAGAAGCAAGGCCATCTGGGCCGTTCTGTTCGCCCTGGGCGGAATACTGATTTACGTTGGTCTGCGATACGAGTTCATCTTCGCCGTCGGTGCCGTCATATCACTTTTCCACGACGTCATAATAACACTCGGTGTCATGACTTTCTTGGGCAGAGAATTCACTCTCACCGTCCTCGCGGCCCTGTTGACGATAGCCGGATACTCCATCAACGATACCATCGTTGTCTTTGATCGCATTCGCGAGCAATCTCGTCTCATGAGGCGCGAGTCGCTGAAGGACGTGATCGACCTGAGCGTCAATCAGACCCTGAGCCGCACAATCCTCACCTCATTCACCGTGATCTTGACCGTGATTGCGCTGCTGGTTCTGGGTGGAGAGGTAATACGTGATTTCGCCCTCTGCATGTTGATAGGCGTTGGTTTTGGCACTTATTCCTCTACCTACGTGGCGAGCGCACTCGCGCTTGACATTCACGGCCCCGCAGCCAAGGGGATGCGGAGGTAA
- a CDS encoding DUF4159 domain-containing protein — protein MRGRKVLSVGRCIPVLALLSAAIIVSLLVTSKASQARTVIKRPVYDGFIIARVKYGGGGDWYGNKTSLRNLLRALKERTSVKVASDDEATTGIMDEDFFNYPFLWISGHGNVRFTKKEVERLRKHLTTGGFLFADDDYGMDKSFREQMKLVFPDKELVELPFSHQIYHCFYDLRNGLPKIHEHDGLPPQGDAIVHDGRVVVFYTHEADIGDGLEDPEVHNDPPEKREEALKMAINVVVYSLTQ, from the coding sequence ATGCGTGGTAGAAAGGTTCTTTCGGTTGGTCGATGCATTCCTGTGCTCGCCCTGCTCTCGGCCGCCATCATCGTCTCCTTGCTCGTAACGAGCAAGGCTAGTCAGGCGAGAACAGTAATCAAGAGGCCCGTTTACGATGGGTTCATTATCGCGAGAGTCAAGTACGGCGGAGGCGGTGACTGGTACGGTAACAAGACGTCGCTGAGAAACTTGCTCCGCGCCCTGAAGGAAAGGACGAGCGTCAAGGTGGCCTCCGACGACGAGGCGACCACCGGCATAATGGACGAGGATTTCTTCAATTACCCCTTTCTGTGGATATCGGGTCACGGGAACGTGCGGTTCACCAAGAAGGAAGTTGAGAGGCTGAGGAAACATCTCACGACGGGCGGGTTCTTGTTTGCCGACGATGACTACGGAATGGACAAGTCTTTCAGGGAACAGATGAAACTCGTGTTTCCGGACAAGGAACTTGTGGAGTTACCGTTTTCTCACCAGATCTATCACTGTTTCTACGATCTCCGCAATGGTCTGCCCAAGATTCACGAGCACGACGGCCTCCCTCCCCAGGGTGACGCGATTGTTCACGATGGAAGGGTTGTGGTATTCTATACGCATGAGGCGGATATTGGTGACGGGCTGGAAGACCCAGAAGTCCATAACGACCCTCCCGAGAAGAGGGAGGAAGCCTTGAAAATGGCGATAAATGTAGTCGTCTACTCGCTCACTCAGTAG
- a CDS encoding tetratricopeptide repeat protein, protein MNKLGLSASALGRSGVGVICSIFLCLTSVATAFAISPATLLQSAASDFRAGEFASASIKYHDLLERNLTYPQLRDVLLSYCESALREGKLATAESLTVVAREKLSDPPAIGRVTFLRAEILYFKGDMKQALDEYMDFLSGNTGSPLVNDVIDRLLLIDENGGDNGEPLVAYSRAEFLEFAGMPDSAVAALRELLKSFPSSQIADDVRMKIGDILSSQAKFSEAVEEYRVLESSLPKSQLVPLAKLKIAQLYLDRLREPDKATAEYESIVTSFPETSFAAEARSELHKLKAGPRGRSR, encoded by the coding sequence ATGAACAAGTTAGGGCTTTCAGCGAGCGCTCTCGGACGGTCCGGGGTGGGCGTGATCTGTTCGATCTTCCTGTGTTTGACAAGCGTCGCCACTGCTTTTGCGATTTCTCCTGCGACACTCCTACAAAGCGCAGCGAGCGATTTTCGAGCGGGGGAGTTTGCTTCGGCGTCCATCAAGTATCATGACCTGTTGGAGCGTAATCTCACCTATCCTCAGCTCAGGGACGTCCTTCTCTCCTACTGTGAGAGCGCACTGCGCGAAGGCAAGCTCGCCACGGCAGAATCCCTAACCGTCGTGGCCAGAGAGAAGCTCTCTGATCCTCCGGCGATTGGGCGCGTCACGTTTCTTAGGGCAGAGATTCTCTATTTCAAGGGTGACATGAAGCAGGCACTCGATGAGTACATGGACTTTTTGAGCGGGAATACGGGAAGTCCGCTCGTCAACGACGTGATAGATCGCCTGCTTCTCATCGACGAGAACGGTGGCGACAACGGGGAGCCGCTCGTTGCCTATTCTCGCGCCGAGTTCCTCGAGTTCGCAGGAATGCCGGACAGTGCCGTCGCGGCCCTGCGCGAGCTGCTGAAGAGTTTCCCGAGCTCACAGATCGCGGACGACGTCCGGATGAAGATCGGCGACATTCTAAGCTCCCAGGCAAAGTTCTCCGAGGCCGTGGAGGAATACCGCGTTCTTGAATCGAGCCTTCCTAAGAGTCAGCTAGTGCCGCTCGCAAAGCTAAAGATAGCGCAGCTCTACCTGGATAGACTCCGCGAACCGGACAAGGCCACGGCTGAATATGAGAGCATTGTGACGAGTTTTCCGGAAACGTCGTTCGCCGCCGAGGCAAGGAGCGAGCTACACAAACTGAAAGCGGGGCCGAGAGGTCGAAGCCGCTGA